Proteins co-encoded in one Haloarcula pelagica genomic window:
- a CDS encoding DUF4112 domain-containing protein yields the protein METEPPGLVRIRRVARLLDDSVRLPLTRFRIGLDPLLGVLPVAGDAVAALLSLYIVAEAARLGISGRTLARMLLNVGLDFAVGSVPVIGSLFDALWTANERNAALAAADLAQSDQTPF from the coding sequence ATGGAGACCGAACCGCCGGGGTTGGTCCGCATCCGCCGGGTCGCGCGCCTGCTTGACGACAGCGTCCGCCTCCCGCTGACCCGCTTCCGGATCGGACTCGACCCCCTGCTGGGTGTCCTCCCGGTCGCCGGCGACGCCGTCGCGGCACTGCTCTCGTTGTACATCGTCGCCGAAGCGGCCCGTCTGGGTATCTCCGGACGGACGCTCGCCCGAATGCTGCTGAACGTCGGCCTGGACTTCGCGGTCGGCTCCGTCCCCGTGATCGGCAGTCTCTTCGACGCGCTCTGGACGGCCAACGAACGGAACGCGGCGCTGGCGGCCGCCGACCTCGCGCAGTCCGACCAGACACCGTTTTAG
- a CDS encoding radical SAM protein, with the protein MTDPETLDVTIVDGYVDEPAHFGVPPYVSTYPRYAAGALVDAGVPSERISYYTIDELREERRHWQAVEEADLMVYVGGMTVPGKYVGGTPAEPDEVRKLAWTADGTSIIGGPVRFGVGEANEGASETARDDLDFDFLAMADVEAAVYDLVESGLEGFNDRYRSVAEETRWARAGAFVVEQHPNHPDYLICEMETSRGCPYRCSFCTEPMYGDPDFRPPESVVDEVDALSDRGVRHFRLGRQADILAYGGDGEAPNPDALRRLYGGIREVAPDLETLHLDNMNPITIVNWPEKAREGIRIIAEHNTPGDTAAFGLESADPEVMSDNNLNVTADECFEAVKVVNEVAGWRPGGDGDPRRGSDTRARESAPNFGDDAAPRLPKLLPGINLVHGLKGERRETFEHNKRFLQRVYDEGLMLRRVNIRQVMAFEGTDMAETGADIAKDHKKLFKQYKREVREEIDNPMLQRVAPPGTVLPDVHLEYHQDGKTFGRQLGTYPLLVAIPGERELGQVLDVAVTDHGYRSVTGVPHPLDLNAASMDELQAIPGIGSQTAGNIVVDRPYDSVEGITDADLTKFATAERP; encoded by the coding sequence ATGACTGACCCCGAGACGCTCGACGTGACGATCGTCGACGGCTACGTCGATGAGCCAGCCCACTTCGGGGTCCCGCCGTACGTCTCGACGTACCCCCGGTACGCCGCCGGGGCGCTCGTCGACGCCGGCGTCCCCAGCGAGCGCATCAGCTACTACACGATCGACGAACTCCGTGAGGAGCGCCGCCACTGGCAGGCCGTCGAGGAGGCCGACCTCATGGTCTACGTGGGCGGGATGACCGTCCCCGGCAAGTACGTCGGGGGCACCCCCGCCGAACCCGACGAGGTACGGAAACTGGCCTGGACCGCCGACGGGACCTCGATCATCGGCGGCCCCGTCCGCTTCGGCGTCGGCGAGGCCAACGAGGGCGCCAGCGAGACGGCACGCGACGATCTGGACTTCGACTTCCTGGCGATGGCCGACGTTGAGGCCGCCGTCTACGACCTCGTCGAGTCCGGCCTGGAGGGGTTCAACGACCGCTATCGCTCCGTCGCGGAAGAGACCCGCTGGGCGCGGGCCGGCGCCTTCGTCGTCGAGCAACACCCCAACCATCCCGACTATCTCATCTGCGAGATGGAGACCTCCCGGGGCTGTCCGTACCGCTGTTCGTTCTGTACGGAACCGATGTACGGCGACCCGGACTTCCGGCCGCCAGAGAGCGTCGTCGACGAGGTGGACGCCCTCTCGGACCGCGGGGTGAGACACTTCCGGCTGGGTCGCCAGGCCGACATCCTCGCCTACGGCGGCGACGGCGAGGCTCCCAACCCCGACGCCCTCCGCCGACTCTACGGCGGTATCCGCGAGGTGGCACCCGATCTGGAGACACTCCACCTCGACAACATGAACCCCATCACCATCGTGAACTGGCCCGAGAAGGCCCGCGAGGGCATCCGGATAATCGCCGAGCACAACACGCCCGGCGACACGGCCGCCTTCGGCCTCGAATCGGCCGATCCCGAGGTGATGAGCGACAACAACCTCAACGTCACCGCCGACGAGTGTTTCGAGGCCGTGAAGGTCGTCAACGAGGTGGCGGGCTGGCGGCCCGGGGGCGACGGCGACCCGCGACGCGGGTCGGACACGCGAGCGCGGGAGTCGGCGCCCAACTTCGGGGACGACGCCGCACCGCGTCTCCCGAAACTACTGCCCGGGATCAACCTCGTCCACGGACTGAAAGGCGAGCGCCGGGAGACCTTCGAGCACAACAAGCGCTTCCTCCAGCGCGTCTACGACGAAGGCCTGATGCTCCGCCGGGTGAACATCCGGCAGGTGATGGCCTTCGAGGGGACCGACATGGCCGAGACCGGGGCCGACATCGCCAAGGACCACAAGAAGCTGTTCAAGCAGTACAAACGCGAGGTCCGCGAGGAGATCGACAACCCGATGCTCCAGCGGGTCGCCCCGCCCGGCACCGTGTTGCCCGATGTCCACCTGGAGTACCACCAGGACGGCAAGACCTTCGGTCGGCAACTGGGCACCTACCCCCTGCTTGTCGCGATCCCCGGCGAACGCGAACTCGGGCAGGTGCTCGACGTGGCGGTCACCGACCACGGCTACCGGTCGGTCACCGGCGTCCCGCACCCGCTCGATCTCAACGCCGCCTCGATGGACGAACTCCAGGCGATCCCCGGCATCGGCTCCCAGACCGCGGGCAACATCGTCGTCGACCGTCCGTACGACTCCGTGGAGGGGATCACCGACGCCGATCTGACGAAGTTTGCGACCGCCGAGCGCCCGTAA
- a CDS encoding flippase-like domain-containing protein produces the protein MSDIEVSVVLPAYNEEDTIEETVTVTLETLASFLPAESFEVIVAEDGCADRTPEIAARLADEDDRVRHVHSDERLGRGGALEYAFERAAGRTLVYFDTDLATDMRHLEELVESVRSGTYDVATGSRWLPENRADRPAKRGVPSLGYNTLVRTVLRSELQDHQCGFKAIDRDAFETLAPMVEDEHWFWDTELLVKAQRNGFRVKEFPVDWTPKGDSKVDIVRDVFGMGSQVLRTFWELSVSPRITRRVSLGAGTLLVVVALLLMTQYLDPRTVLEEMAGADPRLVGLSAAVYTLSWPLRGVRYRDILDSMGYRERWRFLTGAVFISQTGNLVFPARAGDAVRAYVVKARRSIPYQTGFASLAVERVFDLLTITLLAGVVLIGLAVTGSADALVAALTGDAVGGDTASSGQTAVVVAAAVGLAAIGAVAAIVASARTDRNFVRGAVGRLSDDSYADYVAGVIEGFVADIQTVTADGSAFVRVGVGSLLIWLLDVLTALAVFVAFGQPLTPSLIAVGFFAVSVGNLAKVLPLTPGGVGLYEGAFTVIVAPLTPVGVTAALSIAVVDHAVKNAVTVVGGLASMGWLNVSLTEAVEESRTASEVDAEAEA, from the coding sequence ATGAGCGACATCGAGGTGAGCGTCGTCCTCCCCGCGTACAACGAGGAGGACACCATCGAGGAGACCGTCACGGTCACCCTTGAGACGCTCGCCTCCTTCCTCCCGGCCGAGAGCTTCGAGGTCATCGTCGCCGAGGACGGCTGTGCCGACCGGACACCCGAGATCGCTGCCCGATTGGCCGACGAAGACGACCGCGTCCGACACGTCCACAGCGACGAACGGCTCGGTCGGGGCGGTGCCCTCGAATACGCCTTCGAACGCGCCGCGGGCCGGACACTCGTCTACTTCGACACCGACCTGGCGACAGACATGCGCCATCTGGAGGAACTCGTCGAGAGCGTCCGCTCTGGAACCTACGACGTGGCGACCGGGTCGCGCTGGCTGCCCGAGAACCGGGCCGACCGCCCGGCCAAACGCGGGGTCCCGAGCCTGGGGTACAACACGCTGGTTCGGACGGTGTTGCGCTCGGAGTTACAGGACCACCAGTGTGGGTTCAAGGCAATCGACAGGGACGCCTTCGAGACGCTCGCACCGATGGTCGAGGACGAACACTGGTTCTGGGACACGGAACTGCTCGTGAAGGCCCAGCGAAACGGCTTTCGCGTCAAGGAGTTCCCCGTCGACTGGACGCCCAAGGGCGACTCGAAGGTCGACATCGTCCGGGACGTGTTCGGGATGGGCAGCCAGGTCCTCCGGACGTTCTGGGAACTGTCGGTCAGCCCGCGGATCACCCGCCGGGTGTCGCTGGGCGCCGGGACGCTGCTGGTCGTGGTCGCGCTGCTGTTGATGACCCAGTATCTCGACCCCCGCACCGTCCTCGAAGAGATGGCGGGCGCGGACCCGCGGCTGGTCGGGTTGAGCGCCGCCGTCTACACGCTCTCGTGGCCGCTCAGGGGCGTCCGCTACCGCGACATCCTCGATTCGATGGGCTACCGCGAGCGGTGGCGCTTTCTCACCGGCGCGGTCTTTATCAGTCAGACCGGCAACCTCGTGTTCCCCGCACGGGCCGGCGACGCCGTCCGCGCCTACGTCGTCAAGGCGCGACGCTCGATCCCCTACCAGACCGGCTTCGCCTCCCTGGCCGTCGAGCGCGTCTTCGACCTGCTGACGATCACGCTGCTGGCCGGCGTCGTCCTGATCGGCCTGGCGGTCACCGGGTCGGCCGACGCCCTGGTCGCGGCCCTGACCGGCGACGCCGTCGGCGGCGACACCGCGAGCAGCGGCCAGACGGCCGTCGTCGTCGCCGCGGCCGTCGGGCTCGCCGCCATCGGCGCTGTCGCGGCCATCGTCGCCAGCGCACGCACCGACCGGAACTTCGTGCGCGGGGCGGTCGGCCGGCTCAGCGACGACTCCTACGCCGACTACGTGGCCGGCGTCATCGAGGGGTTCGTCGCCGACATCCAGACGGTGACCGCCGACGGCTCGGCGTTCGTCCGCGTCGGGGTCGGGAGCCTCCTCATCTGGTTGCTGGACGTACTCACGGCGCTTGCGGTGTTCGTGGCGTTCGGCCAGCCACTGACGCCGTCGCTGATCGCCGTCGGCTTCTTCGCGGTCAGCGTCGGTAACCTCGCGAAGGTCCTCCCGCTCACGCCGGGGGGTGTCGGGCTCTACGAGGGCGCGTTCACCGTCATCGTCGCGCCGCTGACCCCCGTCGGCGTGACGGCCGCGCTCTCGATCGCGGTCGTCGACCACGCGGTCAAAAACGCCGTCACGGTGGTCGGCGGCCTCGCCTCGATGGGGTGGCTCAACGTCTCGCTGACCGAGGCCGTCGAGGAGTCACGAACGGCGAGCGAGGTCGACGCCGAAGCGGAGGCGTAG
- a CDS encoding DUF7001 family protein, whose protein sequence is MKTVTLYRAPTTPADVDAVGDWLDDRIDATVRVRDRFCALYGDEPLAEAFADARVLDPYDRETGNTMLGIVRYEERALDDPERAGGVIYDGLAVQRALYDQLSAEERTLDHLHVPVLDRVVGTWGDHDGRWHKRVNVLGQPGLISVPGLYEAPAKPEQYYKEKQRHAMVSGDAPPREVLESTIDGEFLVADDPRTTDALKGYVLQAVHYLSTGETFCDESGCRLHNAHRQPGVVAAQLDTPEFCPRHAERYRS, encoded by the coding sequence ATGAAGACGGTCACACTCTACCGGGCGCCGACGACTCCCGCCGATGTCGACGCCGTCGGGGACTGGCTCGACGACCGGATCGACGCGACCGTCCGGGTCCGAGACCGGTTCTGCGCGCTGTACGGTGACGAGCCGCTCGCCGAGGCCTTCGCCGACGCGCGCGTGCTCGACCCGTACGACCGCGAGACGGGCAACACGATGCTGGGGATCGTCCGCTACGAGGAGCGGGCGCTGGACGACCCCGAGCGCGCCGGCGGCGTCATCTACGACGGGCTGGCCGTCCAGCGCGCGCTGTACGACCAGTTATCGGCCGAGGAGCGGACGCTCGATCACCTCCACGTCCCGGTACTCGACCGCGTGGTCGGGACCTGGGGCGATCACGACGGCCGCTGGCACAAACGTGTGAACGTCCTCGGCCAGCCCGGACTGATCTCGGTCCCGGGGCTGTACGAGGCGCCCGCGAAGCCCGAACAGTACTACAAGGAGAAACAGCGACACGCGATGGTCTCCGGGGACGCCCCGCCCCGCGAAGTACTGGAGTCGACAATCGACGGCGAGTTCCTGGTCGCCGACGATCCGCGGACGACCGACGCACTGAAGGGCTATGTCCTGCAAGCAGTCCACTACCTGTCGACCGGCGAGACGTTCTGTGACGAGTCGGGCTGTCGCCTCCACAACGCGCACCGACAGCCCGGTGTCGTCGCGGCACAGCTCGACACGCCCGAGTTCTGCCCACGACACGCCGAGCGATACCGGAGTTGA
- a CDS encoding glycosyltransferase family 87 protein, translated as MPLPSNRRHVWLALGSAVLLGLCLGGYYVLAWPVKFGLNYRVYDAAARAAIAGTDFYAVTPPNSRFHYLYPPVTVLAFVPLARLGDWPVGYAVLTLHTVVASGWLTLLLARYVESLGYRVPRSDRLLLGAYVLVSVHAVPSLAYGQINHLLVAAFGAGLVWLERDREWLAGVALALPAFVKVFPAAVGLWLLYRRAWRTIAAAVATASALTAAGLAAFGPGTYRTYVFDVLLARRDTQAFVGGLDPGVSYVTLRRPLSVLFPAVDPTWYAVGAAVLLAPVLAALYWRACTVTDRLVALYATLVAMLLFFPSLLLYYVFLTVPLVVLLYDLPQGWGRRLFVGGTLLATLSLSFNAVPRLLSLLPLTPETATQVAAALRPVFALGTPVLYGCLLSLIGCLVYRVERDPVPDARETAAPETSD; from the coding sequence ATGCCCCTCCCCAGTAACCGCCGCCACGTCTGGCTCGCCCTCGGGAGCGCCGTCCTCCTCGGGCTCTGTCTCGGGGGCTACTACGTCCTCGCCTGGCCGGTCAAGTTCGGGCTGAACTACCGGGTGTACGACGCGGCCGCCCGCGCCGCTATCGCCGGGACGGACTTCTACGCGGTGACCCCACCGAACAGCCGCTTTCACTACCTCTACCCGCCGGTGACGGTGCTGGCGTTCGTACCGCTTGCGCGACTGGGGGACTGGCCCGTCGGTTACGCGGTCCTGACGCTGCATACGGTCGTCGCGAGCGGCTGGCTGACGCTCCTGCTGGCGAGGTACGTCGAATCGCTGGGCTACCGCGTCCCACGAAGCGACCGACTCCTCTTGGGTGCGTACGTCCTCGTCTCGGTCCACGCCGTGCCGTCGCTGGCGTACGGCCAGATCAACCACCTGCTCGTGGCCGCGTTCGGGGCCGGCCTCGTCTGGCTCGAACGGGACCGGGAGTGGCTGGCCGGCGTCGCGCTCGCGCTGCCGGCCTTCGTCAAGGTGTTCCCGGCGGCGGTCGGCCTCTGGCTGCTCTACCGCCGTGCCTGGCGGACGATCGCCGCTGCCGTCGCGACCGCGAGCGCGCTCACTGCCGCCGGACTCGCGGCGTTCGGACCCGGAACGTACCGGACCTACGTCTTCGACGTGCTCCTGGCGCGACGCGACACGCAGGCGTTCGTCGGCGGCCTCGATCCCGGCGTCAGCTACGTCACGCTCCGGCGGCCGCTGTCGGTGCTGTTCCCTGCGGTCGATCCGACGTGGTACGCCGTCGGCGCCGCCGTGTTGCTGGCGCCCGTGCTCGCCGCGCTGTACTGGCGCGCTTGTACCGTGACCGACCGGCTGGTCGCGCTGTACGCCACCCTCGTCGCGATGCTCCTCTTTTTCCCGTCGCTGTTGCTGTACTACGTCTTCCTGACGGTTCCGCTGGTCGTCCTCCTCTACGACCTCCCGCAGGGGTGGGGGCGACGGCTGTTCGTCGGCGGGACGCTGCTCGCGACGCTGTCGCTGTCGTTCAACGCCGTCCCGCGGCTGCTCTCGCTCCTCCCGCTGACGCCCGAAACGGCGACGCAGGTCGCTGCGGCGCTTCGCCCCGTCTTCGCGCTCGGGACGCCGGTCCTGTACGGCTGTCTCCTCTCGCTGATCGGCTGTCTGGTCTACCGGGTCGAGCGTGACCCGGTCCCGGACGCCAGGGAGACCGCGGCGCCGGAGACGAGCGACTGA
- a CDS encoding class I SAM-dependent methyltransferase, giving the protein MTDVQAFYGRWARLYDAVASLPFVGSWRARAVESLALSPGETIVEMGCGTGANVPHLRERVSPGGTVLGIDLTREMVDQARHHPDRAGDGVHYVQGDAARPPVTDADAVLATFVAGLFPDPEPVVDRWCDTVGPGGRVALLNFQRSEAAAAAPLNVAFEGFVRLSSPGSRLARDSQATAFERRVRAARERLAERTVDRRYETLAGGYLGLLSGRVA; this is encoded by the coding sequence GTGACCGACGTGCAGGCGTTTTACGGCCGGTGGGCGCGCCTCTACGACGCCGTCGCCTCGCTCCCCTTTGTCGGCTCCTGGCGGGCCCGGGCCGTCGAATCGCTGGCGCTGTCGCCCGGCGAGACGATCGTCGAGATGGGCTGTGGCACCGGTGCGAACGTCCCGCATCTCCGTGAGCGGGTCAGCCCCGGGGGGACCGTCCTCGGGATCGACCTCACACGGGAGATGGTCGACCAGGCCCGACACCACCCCGACAGGGCCGGCGACGGCGTCCACTACGTCCAGGGCGACGCCGCGCGGCCGCCGGTCACCGACGCCGACGCGGTGCTGGCGACCTTCGTCGCGGGTCTGTTCCCCGACCCCGAACCCGTCGTCGACCGGTGGTGTGACACCGTCGGCCCCGGCGGTCGGGTAGCGCTGTTGAACTTCCAGCGCAGCGAGGCGGCCGCCGCCGCGCCGCTGAACGTCGCCTTCGAGGGGTTCGTCCGGCTCTCCTCGCCGGGGAGTCGGCTCGCCCGGGACTCGCAGGCGACCGCCTTCGAGCGGCGGGTCCGGGCCGCACGCGAGCGACTCGCCGAGCGGACCGTCGACCGTCGCTACGAGACGCTGGCCGGTGGCTACCTGGGCCTGCTGTCGGGCCGGGTCGCCTGA
- a CDS encoding thiamine-phosphate synthase family protein, whose translation MRFIEEVVVEEFLPTFRSLLAEALRERGLTQSEVADHLGISQSAVSKYVHGDVDRNAELLDHRGLAELVERLADGLASGEMTSVQALVETEVFIRELERGGLLAQLHEQRVPALAEYEGEFAVHDPDSTLRAAEQALSSVRRGLQVLENTSGFATLIPAVGSNLVEALPEGDSIEDVAAVPGRILDVKGRATIPADPEFGVSEHVASLLLAARAAGSDARAALNVRYDEAIVTALAEAGYTTAEFDAEASVETGVAAALAETPDADVLYQTGGMGVEPVVYVLGPDAVTVAERARELL comes from the coding sequence ATGCGGTTCATCGAGGAGGTCGTCGTCGAGGAGTTCCTCCCGACGTTCCGGTCGCTGCTGGCCGAGGCGCTCCGGGAGCGCGGGCTCACCCAGTCGGAAGTGGCCGATCACCTGGGGATCAGCCAGAGCGCCGTCTCGAAGTACGTCCACGGCGATGTCGACCGCAACGCGGAGCTGCTCGACCACCGCGGACTCGCCGAACTCGTCGAGCGGCTGGCCGACGGGCTCGCGTCCGGCGAGATGACCTCGGTCCAGGCGCTCGTCGAGACGGAGGTGTTCATCCGCGAACTCGAACGAGGTGGACTGCTGGCCCAGCTCCACGAACAGCGGGTGCCGGCGCTGGCCGAGTACGAGGGCGAGTTCGCGGTCCACGATCCGGACTCGACGCTGCGGGCGGCCGAGCAGGCCCTCTCGTCGGTCCGGCGGGGACTCCAGGTCTTAGAGAACACGAGCGGGTTCGCGACGCTGATCCCCGCGGTCGGCTCGAACCTCGTCGAGGCGCTCCCCGAGGGCGACAGTATCGAGGATGTCGCCGCGGTACCGGGCCGTATCCTGGACGTGAAGGGCCGGGCAACGATCCCCGCCGACCCGGAGTTCGGCGTCAGCGAACACGTCGCGTCGCTGTTGCTCGCGGCTCGTGCGGCCGGTAGCGACGCACGAGCGGCGCTGAACGTCCGCTACGACGAGGCCATCGTGACGGCGCTGGCCGAAGCCGGCTACACGACCGCCGAGTTCGACGCCGAAGCGAGCGTCGAGACGGGTGTCGCGGCGGCCCTGGCCGAGACGCCCGACGCCGACGTGCTCTACCAGACCGGCGGGATGGGTGTCGAGCCGGTCGTGTACGTGCTGGGACCGGACGCCGTCACCGTCGCCGAGCGCGCGCGTGAGCTGTTGTGA
- the dcd gene encoding dCTP deaminase — translation MILSDADILRRLEAGDLVVEPLDDPDIQIQPASIDLRLGREFLEFQHANIPCIHPNSEQEVADYVEETVVAADDEYILHPGDFVLGTTHERVEIPDDLIAHVEGRSSLGRLAIVVHATAGLCDPGYQGQITLELSNLGTAPVALSPGMRISQLTFTELKTPADRPYGEGRGSKYQDQKGPQASKIQGDREFGGDQ, via the coding sequence ATGATCCTCTCGGACGCGGACATCCTGCGGCGCCTCGAAGCCGGCGATCTGGTCGTCGAACCGCTCGACGACCCGGACATCCAGATCCAACCGGCCAGCATCGATCTCCGACTGGGACGGGAGTTCCTGGAGTTCCAGCACGCAAACATCCCGTGTATCCACCCCAACAGCGAGCAGGAGGTCGCCGACTACGTCGAGGAGACGGTCGTCGCCGCCGACGACGAGTACATCCTCCACCCCGGCGACTTCGTGCTGGGGACGACCCACGAGCGCGTCGAGATTCCGGACGACCTCATCGCCCACGTCGAGGGGCGGTCGTCGCTGGGTCGGCTGGCGATCGTGGTCCACGCGACTGCGGGACTGTGCGACCCGGGGTACCAGGGCCAGATCACCCTCGAACTGTCGAATCTCGGCACCGCGCCGGTCGCGCTCTCGCCGGGGATGCGCATCTCACAGTTGACGTTCACAGAGCTGAAGACCCCAGCCGATCGCCCCTACGGAGAGGGGCGGGGCTCGAAGTACCAGGACCAGAAGGGCCCGCAGGCGAGCAAGATACAGGGGGATCGCGAGTTCGGAGGCGACCAATGA
- a CDS encoding Yip1 family protein: MAPRLLTRPRQFFTDRETELNGVLGAGLAVLFSLVLTSIVGASLWLFGQTLGAVGAEFWQAVTDALPLVFLAVLVLWFVLGVALFLGAKLGGGRGTFGATLEVTAWGLLPTLLGVAVVCAALVVYGAQADLAVDSLAALGTRLQSLQTGFSGLAVLLLQIGVGAWQAFLWAAGLRVAHDLDRFSAVVTAVVVAVLLVVLV; this comes from the coding sequence ATGGCCCCGCGACTCCTGACCCGCCCCCGGCAGTTCTTCACCGACCGCGAGACGGAGCTGAACGGCGTCCTCGGCGCCGGGCTGGCGGTCCTGTTCTCGCTCGTCCTCACCAGTATCGTCGGCGCCTCGCTGTGGCTGTTCGGGCAGACCCTGGGCGCGGTCGGGGCCGAGTTCTGGCAGGCGGTGACCGACGCGCTCCCGCTCGTCTTCCTCGCGGTGCTCGTCCTCTGGTTCGTGCTGGGCGTCGCGCTGTTCCTCGGCGCGAAACTGGGCGGCGGCCGCGGGACCTTCGGGGCGACGCTGGAAGTGACCGCCTGGGGGCTGTTGCCGACGCTCCTCGGCGTCGCTGTCGTCTGCGCCGCCCTGGTCGTCTACGGCGCTCAGGCCGATCTCGCGGTCGACAGCCTGGCCGCGCTCGGAACCCGACTCCAGTCGCTCCAGACCGGGTTCTCGGGGCTCGCGGTCCTCCTCCTGCAGATCGGTGTCGGCGCCTGGCAGGCGTTCCTCTGGGCGGCCGGCCTGCGGGTCGCCCACGACCTCGACCGGTTTAGCGCGGTCGTGACGGCCGTCGTCGTCGCGGTGTTGCTCGTCGTACTGGTCTGA
- the pth2 gene encoding peptidyl-tRNA hydrolase Pth2, whose product MKQAIVARADIGMGEGKLAAQVAHAALSAYEDAGRSARNAWKGEGQKKVVLKATSEDELFELADVAEREGLPHAVVRDAGHTELDPGTVTALAVGPAEDDLVDRVTGDLSLY is encoded by the coding sequence ATGAAGCAGGCCATCGTCGCTCGTGCCGACATCGGGATGGGCGAGGGGAAACTCGCCGCCCAGGTCGCACACGCTGCCCTGTCGGCCTACGAGGACGCGGGTCGGTCGGCCCGGAACGCCTGGAAGGGCGAGGGCCAGAAGAAGGTCGTGCTCAAGGCAACGAGCGAGGACGAGCTGTTCGAACTCGCCGATGTCGCCGAGCGCGAGGGCCTGCCGCATGCGGTCGTCAGAGACGCCGGTCACACCGAGCTCGATCCCGGGACCGTCACCGCGCTGGCGGTCGGTCCCGCCGAGGACGACCTCGTCGACCGGGTCACCGGCGACCTGTCGCTGTACTGA
- the psmA gene encoding archaeal proteasome endopeptidase complex subunit alpha, protein MQGNEQQAYDRGITIFSPDGRLYQVEYAREAVKRGTASVGVRTADGVVLAADRRARSPLIERDSIEKIHEIDDHVGIASAGHVADARQLIDVARRQAQVNRLRYDEPASVESLTKEITDYIQQYTQTGGARPFGVALLVGGIENGEPRLFETDPSGTPYEWQAVAIGGSREEIQNFLEDEYAEEMDLEAGVELALRSLASVNDDGLDATGVDIATIDVETEQFTKLSEDDIADRLAEFELGGEE, encoded by the coding sequence ATGCAAGGAAACGAACAGCAGGCGTACGACCGCGGGATCACGATCTTCTCGCCGGACGGGCGCCTCTATCAGGTCGAGTACGCCCGTGAGGCGGTCAAACGAGGCACCGCGAGTGTCGGCGTCAGGACCGCCGACGGCGTCGTACTGGCGGCCGACCGGCGCGCCCGGTCGCCGCTCATCGAGCGCGACAGTATCGAGAAGATCCACGAGATCGACGACCACGTCGGGATCGCCAGCGCCGGCCACGTGGCCGACGCCCGGCAGCTCATCGACGTGGCCCGTCGACAGGCCCAGGTCAACCGGCTGCGCTACGACGAGCCCGCATCCGTCGAGTCGCTGACCAAGGAGATCACCGACTACATCCAGCAGTACACCCAGACCGGCGGCGCACGCCCGTTCGGTGTCGCCCTGCTGGTCGGCGGTATCGAGAACGGCGAGCCGCGCCTGTTCGAGACCGACCCCTCGGGGACGCCCTACGAGTGGCAGGCCGTCGCCATCGGGGGCTCCCGCGAGGAGATCCAGAACTTCCTCGAAGACGAGTACGCCGAGGAGATGGATCTGGAAGCCGGCGTCGAACTGGCGCTGCGCTCGCTCGCCTCCGTCAACGACGACGGCCTCGACGCGACCGGTGTCGACATCGCCACGATCGATGTCGAGACCGAGCAGTTCACCAAGCTCTCGGAGGACGACATCGCCGACCGCCTCGCCGAGTTCGAACTCGGAGGTGAGGAGTGA
- the psmB gene encoding archaeal proteasome endopeptidase complex subunit beta — MYDPDNRLTDAYEPEVGTIPSDDSNRDEETVTKTGTTTVGISTDEGVLIATDRRASLGGRFVSNKQVQKVEQIHPTAAMTLVGSVGGAQSFIRSLRSEANLFEVRRDEPLSIHALATLAGNFARGGPFFAINPIIGGVDEEGSHVYSVDPAGGVLEDDYTVTGSGTMVATGTIEGEYDPEMSLEEARALAIRAVQSAAERDTGSGNGIVLAEITDDGVEIDRFDDYESAA, encoded by the coding sequence ATGTACGACCCCGACAACCGCCTGACCGACGCCTACGAGCCCGAGGTCGGGACCATCCCATCCGACGACAGCAACCGCGACGAGGAGACGGTGACCAAGACCGGGACGACCACCGTCGGCATCAGCACCGACGAGGGCGTCCTCATCGCGACGGACCGGCGCGCCTCGCTTGGCGGCCGCTTCGTCTCGAACAAGCAGGTCCAGAAGGTCGAGCAGATCCACCCGACGGCGGCGATGACGCTGGTCGGCAGCGTCGGCGGTGCCCAGTCTTTCATCCGCTCGCTGCGTTCGGAGGCGAACCTCTTCGAGGTGCGCCGTGACGAACCCCTTTCGATCCACGCGCTGGCGACGCTCGCGGGCAACTTCGCCCGCGGCGGCCCCTTCTTCGCCATCAACCCCATCATCGGCGGGGTCGACGAGGAGGGCAGCCACGTCTACAGCGTCGACCCGGCCGGCGGCGTTCTGGAGGACGACTACACCGTCACCGGCTCCGGGACCATGGTCGCGACGGGGACCATCGAGGGCGAGTACGACCCCGAGATGAGCCTCGAAGAAGCCCGCGCGCTGGCGATCCGCGCCGTCCAGTCCGCCGCCGAGCGGGACACCGGCTCGGGCAACGGGATCGTCCTCGCGGAGATCACCGACGACGGCGTCGAGATCGACCGGTTCGACGACTACGAGTCGGCGGCCTGA